From the Lolium rigidum isolate FL_2022 chromosome 2, APGP_CSIRO_Lrig_0.1, whole genome shotgun sequence genome, one window contains:
- the LOC124689877 gene encoding 7-deoxyloganetin glucosyltransferase-like: MSSEPQQPHAVLIPQPAQGHVTPMMHLAKVLHARGFHITFVNSEYNHRRLLRSRGPGSLDGVAGFRFEAVPDGLPPSDDDDVTQDIAALCLSTTKHSAAPFGELLARLNGTPGTPPVTCVIADGVMSFAQRVAEEMGVPALVFWTTSACGFMGYLQFAELVKRGYVPLKDASDLTNGYLDTAIDWIPGMEGVRLRDIPSFIRTTDPDDVMLNYDGPEAQNARGARGVILNTYDALEQGVVDALRSEFPRVYTVGPLPAFARAAAGGGELDAIGGNLWKEDASCLRWLDAQAQPGSVVYVNFGSITVVTPAQLAEFAWGLASCGRPFLWVVRPDLVSGEKAVLPEEFVRETKDRGVLASWCPQEQVLSHRSVGLFLTHCGWNSTLESVCAGVPMVCWPFFAEQPTNCRYACAKWGIGMEIGNDVTREDVARLVLEAMDGEKGKDMRAKAAAWKEKAVAAAAEGGSSSENLDRLVQFLRAGCV, translated from the exons ATGAGCTCCGAGCCGCAGCAGCCGCACGCGGTGCTGATCCCGCAGCCGGCGCAGGGCCACGTCACGCCCATGATGCACCTCGCCAAGGTGCTCCACGCCAGGGGATTCCACATCACCTTCGTCAACTCCGAGTACAACCACCGCCGCCTGCTCCGATCCCGCGGCCCAGGCTCGCTGGACGGCGTCGCCGGCTTTCGGTTCGAGGCCGTCCCGGACGGCCTCCCTccgtccgacgacgacgacgtcacGCAGGACATCGCCGCGCTCTGCCTGTCCACCACCAAGCACAGCGCCGCGCCGTTCGGGGAGCTGCTGGCCCGGCTCAACGGCACGCCAGGGACGCCGCCCGTGACCTGCGTCATAGCCGACGGCGTCATGAGCTTCGCGCAGAGGGTCGCCGAGGAGATGGGCGTCCCGGCCCTCGTGTTCTGGACCACCAGCGCCTGCGGCTTCATGGGCTACCTCCAGTTCGCCGAGCTCGTCAAGAGAGGCTACGTACCACTCAAAG ATGCGAGTGACCTGACGAACGGGTACCTGGACACGGCCATCGACTGGATCCCGGGGATGGAGGGCGTCCGTCTGAGGGACATCCCCAGCTTCATCAGAACGACGGACCCGGACGACGTCATGCTCAACTACGACGGCCCCGAGGCGCAGAACGCGCGCGGCGCCCGCGGGGTCATCCTCAACACCTACGACGCGCTGGAGCAGGGCGTCGTCGACGCGCTCCGCAGCGAGTTCCCGCGCGTGTACACCGTCGGCCCGCTCCCGGCGTTCGCCAGAGCTGCCGCCGGCGGAGGCGAGCTCGACGCGATCGGCGGGAACCTCTGGAAGGAGGACGCCAGCTGCCTCCGGTGGCTGGACGCCCAGGCGCAGCCCGGCTCGGTCGTGTACGTCAACTTCGGGAGCATCACGGTGGTGACCCCGGCGCAGCTCGCCGAGTTCGCGTGGGGCCTGGCGAGCTGTGGGCGGCCGTTCCTGTGGGTCGTCAGGCCGGAcctcgtctccggcgagaaggcCGTGCTGCCGGAGGAGTTCGTCCGGGAGACCAAGGACAGGGGAGTGCTAGCGAGCTGGTGCCCGCAGGAGCAGGTCCTCTCGCACCGGTCGGTGGGGCTCTTCCTCACGCACTGCGGCTGGAACTCCACGCTGGAGAGCGTGTGCGCCGGCGTGCCCATGGTCTGCTGGCCCTTCTTCGCCGAGCAGCCGACCAACTGCCGCTACGCGTGCGCCAAGTGGGGCATCGGGATGGAGATCGGCAACGATGTGACCAGGGAGGACGTGGCGAGGCTCGTGCTCGAGGCCATGGACGGCGAGAAAGGCAAGGACATGAGAGccaaggcggcggcgtggaaggagaaggccgtggcggcggcggcggaaggcggGTCGTCCAGCGAGAACCTGGACCGCCTGGTTCAATTCTTGCGCGCAGGGTGCGTGTGA